A single region of the Acinetobacter sp. WCHA45 genome encodes:
- a CDS encoding GNAT family N-acetyltransferase has product MSLNIRNANIDDVAQLVELINLAYRAQSDRSWTTEKAFVDGTRITNEQLSEDLNRSNFKLFVGENEQGLLVACIGLSLDHNSVEIGTFAIDSSVQNLGYGKQMLNYVEAYVAQSCLEVRDLIMYVLDVRSELIAYYQRRGYQITGHIEPYPVNANVGQPLVPIQLIEMKKVIL; this is encoded by the coding sequence ATGTCTTTAAACATTAGAAATGCAAATATTGATGATGTAGCGCAATTGGTTGAATTAATCAATTTGGCTTATCGGGCTCAATCTGACCGAAGTTGGACCACTGAAAAAGCATTTGTAGATGGAACACGCATTACCAATGAGCAATTGAGTGAAGACTTGAACCGATCAAATTTTAAACTGTTTGTTGGCGAGAATGAACAAGGTTTGTTAGTTGCTTGTATTGGACTCAGTCTTGATCATAACTCTGTTGAAATTGGAACTTTTGCGATTGATTCATCGGTTCAAAACTTAGGATATGGCAAACAAATGCTCAATTATGTTGAAGCATATGTTGCACAGAGTTGTTTGGAAGTTCGAGATTTAATTATGTATGTCTTGGATGTTCGCTCTGAATTAATCGCATATTATCAGCGTCGTGGTTATCAGATTACAGGTCATATAGAGCCTTATCCTGTAAATGCAAATGTAGGTCAGCCGTTGGTGCCAATTCAGTTAATTGAAATGAAAAAGGTAATCTTATAA
- the cydP gene encoding cytochrome oxidase putative small subunit CydP encodes MNMSSQDPNRRLIREITIILIIKVVLLMVIKHIWFDAPTIPKDFNNEVAERIAGDMSKTQETR; translated from the coding sequence ATGAACATGAGTTCTCAAGATCCAAATCGAAGATTAATCAGAGAAATCACAATCATTCTTATTATTAAAGTTGTGCTTCTCATGGTGATTAAACATATCTGGTTTGATGCCCCAACGATTCCAAAAGATTTTAACAATGAAGTTGCCGAGCGTATTGCTGGCGATATGTCCAAAACTCAGGAGACACGTTGA
- a CDS encoding Rieske (2Fe-2S) protein codes for MTEEVPDRESRAYDTMKGTTIFITQKDGSFYAYQNVCPHLQTELEYLENQFLDQDREYIQCSTHGALFSVETGECVSGPCLGEFLEKVNLEVHSDGGIYID; via the coding sequence ATGACTGAGGAAGTTCCAGATCGTGAGTCTCGTGCATATGACACCATGAAAGGAACAACAATCTTTATTACTCAGAAAGATGGTAGCTTTTACGCTTATCAAAATGTTTGCCCACATTTGCAAACTGAACTTGAGTATTTAGAAAATCAATTTTTAGATCAGGATCGTGAGTATATCCAATGCTCAACTCATGGAGCATTATTCTCAGTAGAAACTGGTGAATGTGTTTCAGGACCATGTCTAGGTGAATTCCTTGAAAAAGTAAATTTGGAAGTACACTCTGATGGTGGTATTTATATTGACTAA
- the cydX gene encoding cytochrome bd-I oxidase subunit CydX, whose translation MWYFAWILGILMACFAGVLSALYIEHHQDLDEE comes from the coding sequence ATGTGGTATTTTGCATGGATTCTAGGCATTTTGATGGCATGCTTCGCAGGTGTACTCAGTGCGCTCTATATCGAACACCATCAAGATTTAGATGAGGAATAA
- a CDS encoding adenosine kinase, translating to MTTVDLFAIGNALIDQEFKVSNEFLTQQALQKGTMQLTDGETQAALYQQLQDTQNYKGQASGGSAANTTVAFSALGGTAFYGCRVGNDDLGSIYLNGLNEAGIKTAAQSISEGVTGTCMVLISPDSERTMHTYLGITAELTAEQIDFEPLKAAKWLYIEGYLSTSDTARVAVKQARELAKAHGVKIALSLSDPAMVQYARQGLEELLDDGVDLLFCNEQEALMFSNTETLGAAIEVLKSKNQHIVITQGANGAVIIDPEQQFHVAGREVHAVDTNGAGDAFAGAFLYAINAGLTLEAAAQLAILISSEVVAQFGPRLAVENYAKLFEQFKNSQQEYA from the coding sequence ATGACAACTGTTGATCTTTTTGCAATTGGTAATGCGCTGATTGACCAAGAATTTAAAGTCTCAAATGAGTTTTTAACACAGCAAGCTTTGCAAAAAGGCACAATGCAGTTGACCGATGGTGAAACTCAGGCTGCTTTATATCAACAATTACAAGACACCCAAAACTATAAAGGTCAAGCAAGTGGTGGGTCGGCTGCAAACACAACTGTTGCATTCAGTGCTTTAGGTGGTACAGCTTTTTACGGATGCCGTGTAGGTAATGATGACCTAGGTTCAATCTACTTGAATGGTTTAAATGAAGCAGGTATTAAAACCGCTGCACAATCAATTAGTGAAGGTGTAACAGGCACATGTATGGTTCTGATCAGTCCTGATTCAGAACGTACTATGCACACATATTTAGGCATTACCGCTGAATTAACTGCTGAACAAATCGATTTTGAACCGTTAAAAGCTGCAAAATGGCTCTATATCGAAGGATACTTATCGACAAGTGATACTGCTCGTGTCGCGGTTAAACAAGCACGTGAACTTGCCAAAGCACATGGCGTTAAAATCGCCCTCTCACTGTCTGATCCTGCAATGGTGCAATATGCACGTCAAGGCCTAGAAGAGTTATTAGATGACGGCGTCGACTTGTTATTCTGTAACGAACAAGAAGCGCTAATGTTCAGTAATACTGAAACACTTGGTGCAGCTATTGAAGTTTTAAAATCAAAGAATCAACATATTGTCATCACTCAAGGCGCAAATGGCGCAGTCATCATTGACCCTGAACAACAATTCCATGTTGCTGGTCGCGAAGTTCATGCCGTTGATACTAACGGTGCTGGTGATGCTTTTGCTGGTGCATTCTTATATGCCATTAACGCTGGTTTAACTTTAGAAGCTGCAGCTCAACTGGCTATTTTAATTTCTAGTGAAGTTGTTGCACAATTTGGTCCACGCTTAGCCGTTGAAAACTATGCCAAATTATTTGAACAATTTAAAAATTCTCAACAGGAATATGCTTAA
- a CDS encoding nitroreductase family protein encodes MSNFLNSIKSRRTIYAIGKNLTVDQATIEETIREAVKQSPSSFNSQTSRVVTLYGESHHKLWEIVRETLRKMVPAEAFANTSAKIDSFSAGFGTALFYEDQDVVKGLQEQFALYADNFPVWSEHSSAIAQFATWTALSEIGVGASLQHYNPIVDAEVAETFDIPSNWKLRAQLVFGSIEAAAGEKTYMDDAARFKTFN; translated from the coding sequence ATGAGTAACTTTCTAAATAGCATTAAATCACGTCGTACCATTTATGCAATTGGTAAAAATCTTACAGTTGACCAAGCAACGATTGAAGAAACAATTCGCGAAGCAGTAAAACAAAGCCCATCATCATTCAACTCACAAACTTCACGTGTTGTAACTTTATATGGTGAATCACACCATAAACTTTGGGAAATTGTTCGCGAAACTTTACGTAAAATGGTTCCAGCAGAAGCATTTGCAAATACTAGCGCGAAAATTGATAGTTTCTCAGCAGGTTTTGGTACAGCGTTATTTTATGAAGATCAAGATGTTGTAAAAGGTTTACAAGAGCAATTCGCACTGTATGCGGATAACTTCCCAGTTTGGTCTGAACATTCAAGTGCGATTGCTCAGTTCGCAACATGGACTGCATTATCTGAAATTGGTGTTGGTGCATCATTACAGCACTATAATCCAATCGTGGATGCCGAAGTTGCTGAAACTTTTGATATTCCATCAAACTGGAAACTACGTGCCCAGTTAGTATTCGGTTCTATTGAAGCAGCTGCTGGCGAAAAAACCTATATGGATGATGCTGCACGTTTCAAAACTTTTAACTAA
- the cydB gene encoding cytochrome d ubiquinol oxidase subunit II: MIEYELLKIIWWVLVGVLLIGFALTDGFDMGSMALMPFVGKTDSERRAAINTIAPHWDGNQVWFITAGGALFAAWPMVYAVAFSGMYWALLLVLFALFLRPVGFDYRSKLENTQWRTSWDWGLCIGGAVPALVFGVAFGNLFLGVPFSLDDTLRSQYTGSFFALLNPFALICGIVSLSMLSAHGGAWLMLRTDGDLHNRSAKATQIMAIAFLVCFLAAGAWLFFGNISGYSYATAVNTNAALNPLAKEVVTNANHGWLNNYSTYPITMAAPIVAILGALLVILSAGKRKAAASFTGTSLMIVGAILTAGFALFPFLLPSSIDPTSSLTMWDAVSSHKTLGVMTVAACIFVPLILIYTSWSYYKMWGVITNKHIEENSHSLY, encoded by the coding sequence ATGATCGAATATGAACTCCTAAAAATTATTTGGTGGGTATTGGTTGGTGTATTACTGATTGGCTTTGCCCTCACTGATGGTTTTGATATGGGCTCAATGGCGCTGATGCCATTTGTAGGTAAAACTGATTCTGAAAGACGTGCTGCAATTAATACGATTGCACCACACTGGGATGGTAACCAAGTTTGGTTTATTACCGCTGGTGGTGCACTTTTTGCCGCATGGCCAATGGTTTATGCTGTCGCTTTCTCTGGCATGTATTGGGCATTACTACTCGTTCTATTTGCGCTATTCCTCAGACCTGTTGGATTTGACTACCGTTCTAAATTAGAAAATACCCAATGGCGTACTTCTTGGGATTGGGGTCTATGCATTGGTGGTGCTGTACCAGCACTAGTATTCGGTGTTGCATTTGGTAACTTATTTTTGGGCGTACCATTTAGCTTAGACGATACCTTACGTTCTCAATACACAGGCAGCTTCTTTGCATTATTGAATCCATTTGCGCTGATTTGCGGTATTGTGAGTTTATCAATGTTATCTGCTCACGGTGGTGCATGGTTAATGCTTCGTACTGATGGTGATCTACATAACCGTTCGGCTAAAGCAACTCAAATTATGGCAATCGCATTCCTTGTATGTTTCTTAGCGGCTGGCGCTTGGTTATTCTTTGGAAATATCTCAGGCTATAGTTATGCTACTGCTGTTAATACTAATGCTGCATTAAACCCACTTGCAAAAGAAGTGGTAACAAATGCAAACCATGGTTGGTTGAATAACTACTCAACCTATCCAATTACTATGGCTGCACCAATTGTTGCAATCCTAGGTGCATTATTGGTTATTCTTAGTGCTGGAAAACGTAAAGCAGCTGCAAGCTTTACAGGTACGAGTCTGATGATTGTGGGTGCAATCTTAACTGCTGGTTTTGCATTATTCCCATTCTTATTGCCATCAAGTATCGACCCAACATCAAGTTTAACGATGTGGGATGCTGTTTCTAGTCACAAAACTCTTGGTGTAATGACTGTTGCTGCTTGTATTTTTGTTCCTCTCATTTTGATCTATACCTCTTGGTCTTATTACAAAATGTGGGGTGTCATCACTAACAAACACATTGAAGAAAATTCACATAGTTTGTACTAA
- a CDS encoding DUF2057 domain-containing protein, with the protein MSLRVGVAAFGLLLSSSVFSAVTITAPEEIVILAVNGQEVNNGLIPSKKNNYQVDPGNLTVNVRYREYFEHLNGEHDIVKSGVVTIQTADLKDNQTYNLALVNAPKDFSEAKKFAEQPTVALYDQSKKLVVQQTGANNEAQPWFSGNSLLGRTLDLTQKNKNNVVNQPAPVYAASTTNVAPVAVTATTAVSGNIKTTDQQLVELWQKASKAERQKFMAWLAGQTN; encoded by the coding sequence ATGTCTTTAAGAGTTGGTGTTGCTGCTTTCGGGTTATTATTGAGTAGTTCAGTTTTTTCAGCAGTCACAATCACTGCACCTGAAGAAATCGTGATTCTTGCGGTAAATGGTCAAGAAGTAAATAATGGTTTAATTCCTTCAAAGAAAAATAACTATCAGGTTGATCCTGGGAACTTAACGGTAAATGTTCGTTATCGTGAATATTTTGAACACTTAAATGGTGAACACGATATTGTGAAATCTGGTGTGGTAACAATTCAAACAGCAGATCTTAAAGATAATCAAACTTATAATTTGGCACTCGTAAATGCTCCAAAAGACTTCAGTGAAGCAAAAAAATTTGCTGAACAGCCTACGGTTGCTTTATATGATCAAAGCAAAAAACTTGTAGTACAGCAAACAGGTGCAAATAATGAAGCTCAACCGTGGTTTTCAGGTAACAGTTTGCTAGGTCGTACTTTAGATTTAACGCAAAAAAACAAAAATAATGTCGTGAATCAACCTGCACCCGTATATGCAGCTTCGACAACAAATGTAGCACCTGTTGCTGTAACAGCAACAACGGCAGTATCGGGCAATATAAAAACCACAGATCAGCAACTAGTAGAGTTGTGGCAAAAAGCATCGAAAGCTGAGCGTCAAAAATTTATGGCGTGGTTAGCAGGGCAAACGAACTAA
- the ftsY gene encoding signal recognition particle-docking protein FtsY: MQQQSNMQNKFLINADIGDDDVTLPSLPAVDVPIIEPVAKITVETPSSAVVEETSVPAVTEEAKSTGFFGRMKDGLTKTRRSFTDGMVNILIGGKEIDDELLEEVEEQLLIADIGVDATKTIIANLTERTARGDLIYSHALYKALQEELVALLAPRVKPLHIDPNKSPYVILMVGVNGVGKTTTIGKLAKRLQGEGKKVMLAAGDTFRAAATEQLQIWGERNDIPVVAQGHGADSASVIFDAFESARAKGIDVLIADTAGRLQNKSNLMEELKKVKRVMQKIDATAPHEIMLIVDAGTGQNAINQVQLFDEAVGLTGITITKLDGTAKGGVLFNIASRTHVPIRYIGVGEKIDDLRPFSAKSFVAALFETDK, translated from the coding sequence ATGCAACAGCAATCGAATATGCAAAATAAATTCTTGATAAATGCCGATATCGGAGATGACGATGTCACATTACCAAGTTTACCTGCTGTCGATGTTCCCATTATTGAGCCAGTTGCTAAAATTACTGTTGAAACGCCATCATCTGCTGTTGTGGAAGAAACATCTGTTCCTGCTGTTACAGAAGAAGCCAAGTCAACAGGTTTCTTTGGTCGTATGAAGGATGGTTTGACTAAAACGCGCCGTAGCTTTACGGATGGTATGGTCAATATCTTAATTGGTGGCAAAGAAATTGATGATGAGTTATTAGAAGAAGTTGAAGAACAGCTACTCATCGCCGACATTGGTGTCGATGCGACCAAAACTATTATCGCGAATCTTACTGAAAGAACTGCGCGTGGAGATTTAATTTATTCGCATGCGCTCTACAAAGCATTACAAGAAGAGTTGGTTGCATTACTTGCGCCACGTGTAAAACCATTACATATCGATCCAAATAAATCGCCTTATGTGATTTTAATGGTGGGTGTAAATGGCGTAGGTAAAACGACGACCATTGGTAAACTGGCTAAACGTTTACAAGGTGAAGGTAAAAAAGTCATGCTTGCGGCGGGTGATACTTTCCGTGCTGCAGCGACTGAGCAACTACAAATTTGGGGTGAACGTAACGATATTCCAGTTGTCGCTCAGGGGCATGGTGCAGATAGTGCATCGGTTATCTTTGATGCTTTTGAAAGTGCGCGTGCAAAGGGTATTGATGTTCTTATCGCAGATACAGCAGGTCGTTTGCAAAATAAATCAAATCTTATGGAAGAGTTGAAAAAAGTTAAACGTGTGATGCAAAAGATCGATGCAACTGCACCGCATGAAATTATGTTAATTGTAGATGCGGGGACAGGCCAAAATGCAATTAACCAAGTGCAACTGTTTGATGAGGCGGTTGGCTTAACTGGTATTACGATTACTAAACTTGATGGTACAGCGAAAGGTGGTGTGTTATTTAATATCGCGAGCCGTACCCATGTGCCAATTCGTTATATTGGTGTCGGTGAAAAGATTGATGATTTACGCCCATTCTCAGCAAAATCATTTGTTGCGGCATTATTTGAAACTGATAAGTAA
- a CDS encoding cytochrome ubiquinol oxidase subunit I — translation MISESVVDLSRFQFAMTAMYHFLFVPLTLGLAFILAIMETTYVISGKEIYKDMTKFWGKLFGINFALGVTTGLTMEFQFGTNWAYYSHYVGDIFGAPLAIEGLMAFFLESTFIGLFFFGWDRLSKVQHLGVTWLVAIGSNMSALWILIANGWMQNPVGAAFNYETMRMELVDFGALIFNPVAQVKFVHTVSAGYVTGAIFVLAISSYYLLKKRDLPFARRSFAIAAIFGLASSLSVILLGDESGYELGDVQKTKLAAIEAEWHTEPAPAAFTLFGIPNQHEMRTDYAIKIPYVMGIIATRSTDKQVTGLHDLMKEHEVRIRNGMVAYSELEKLRAGDRSPELMASFAKNQKDLGYGLLLKKYSPNVVDATEDHIKAATKDTIPNVAALFFSFRAMVASGFLMLLLFILATWAVAKRNAENKPWLLKYALFALPLPWIAAQTGWYVAEGGRQPWSIGEILPTHLSASSVSTGDVWGSIIALAAFYTVLLIIEMYLMIKFARLGPSSLHTGKYHFEKLAAKTGEAQS, via the coding sequence ATGATTTCTGAAAGCGTGGTCGATCTTTCGCGGTTCCAATTTGCAATGACCGCAATGTATCACTTTCTTTTCGTCCCTCTAACTTTAGGTCTAGCTTTTATTCTTGCCATCATGGAAACCACTTATGTGATTTCTGGTAAAGAAATTTACAAAGACATGACCAAATTTTGGGGGAAACTCTTCGGGATTAACTTTGCCTTAGGTGTAACTACTGGTTTAACGATGGAATTCCAGTTTGGTACCAATTGGGCTTATTATTCTCACTATGTAGGCGACATCTTTGGTGCACCGCTTGCAATTGAAGGCTTAATGGCTTTCTTCCTAGAATCGACTTTTATTGGTCTATTCTTCTTTGGCTGGGATCGTCTTTCTAAAGTTCAACACTTAGGTGTAACTTGGTTAGTGGCGATTGGTTCTAACATGTCAGCCTTGTGGATTCTCATCGCAAATGGTTGGATGCAAAACCCTGTTGGTGCCGCATTTAACTATGAAACCATGCGTATGGAACTTGTAGACTTCGGAGCGTTGATTTTCAACCCTGTTGCTCAAGTTAAATTCGTTCATACCGTTTCTGCTGGTTATGTAACAGGCGCGATTTTTGTTCTTGCGATCTCAAGTTACTATTTACTAAAAAAACGTGACTTGCCGTTTGCACGTCGTTCTTTTGCGATTGCTGCAATCTTTGGTTTAGCATCAAGCTTATCTGTAATCTTACTCGGTGACGAATCAGGTTATGAGCTAGGCGATGTTCAAAAAACTAAACTCGCTGCAATCGAAGCTGAATGGCACACTGAACCTGCACCTGCTGCATTTACATTATTTGGTATTCCTAACCAACATGAGATGCGTACAGATTATGCAATTAAGATTCCATATGTTATGGGTATCATTGCAACACGTTCTACAGACAAACAAGTCACTGGCTTACATGATCTGATGAAAGAACACGAAGTACGTATCCGTAACGGTATGGTGGCTTATAGTGAGTTAGAAAAGCTTCGTGCTGGTGATCGCTCACCTGAACTTATGGCTTCATTTGCGAAAAATCAAAAAGACTTAGGTTATGGTCTGTTATTGAAAAAATATTCTCCAAATGTTGTTGATGCAACTGAGGATCATATTAAAGCAGCAACTAAAGATACAATTCCAAACGTAGCTGCATTGTTCTTCTCTTTCCGTGCGATGGTTGCTTCTGGCTTCCTGATGTTATTGCTATTCATCTTAGCAACTTGGGCTGTTGCAAAACGTAATGCAGAGAACAAACCTTGGTTACTTAAATACGCTCTATTTGCGCTTCCTCTTCCTTGGATTGCAGCTCAAACAGGTTGGTATGTAGCTGAAGGTGGTCGTCAACCGTGGTCTATTGGTGAAATCTTGCCTACACACCTCTCTGCATCAAGTGTTAGTACAGGTGATGTATGGGGATCAATTATTGCACTTGCTGCGTTCTATACAGTACTTCTCATTATTGAAATGTACTTAATGATCAAATTTGCTCGTTTAGGTCCAAGTTCGTTGCATACTGGTAAATATCATTTTGAAAAACTAGCTGCAAAAACTGGGGAGGCTCAATCATGA
- a CDS encoding CBS domain-containing protein translates to MTSVAQVIKNKAVQSIFTISPNATVLEAIKIMADKGVGALVVAEDEKVVGIFSERDYTRKIALMERTSESTLVSDIMTSKVISVGLNHTVEECLQLMTDRHLRHLPVLDQEKLVGFISIGDLVKAAMEDQRVLIEQLQQYISG, encoded by the coding sequence ATGACAAGCGTTGCCCAAGTCATCAAAAATAAAGCTGTACAATCAATTTTTACAATTTCGCCAAATGCGACTGTACTTGAAGCAATTAAAATTATGGCGGACAAAGGTGTAGGTGCACTGGTGGTTGCAGAAGATGAAAAAGTGGTTGGAATTTTCTCTGAACGTGACTATACCCGTAAGATCGCCTTGATGGAACGCACCTCAGAAAGCACACTTGTCTCGGACATTATGACATCCAAGGTCATTTCAGTCGGCTTGAACCATACGGTAGAAGAATGTCTACAGCTCATGACCGATCGTCATTTACGTCATTTACCTGTATTGGATCAAGAAAAGTTGGTGGGTTTTATCTCAATTGGTGACTTGGTGAAAGCAGCAATGGAAGATCAACGCGTTCTTATCGAACAACTTCAACAATATATTTCAGGCTAA
- a CDS encoding DUF2750 domain-containing protein — protein MYRFNNFQPVSRELMIKISILKTMMYCGVLWGLYHQGWAIKSDHDGHVFPFWLNGVQAHRYAKSNWKNYKPRKITPKDFHESLLPTLTRLQVEPALFNSSHRKFKLSTQQMQHFFFMQEPVMA, from the coding sequence ATGTATCGTTTTAATAATTTCCAACCAGTATCACGCGAGTTGATGATTAAAATTTCAATTCTAAAAACAATGATGTATTGTGGCGTACTTTGGGGTTTATATCATCAAGGTTGGGCAATCAAGTCCGATCACGATGGTCATGTATTCCCATTTTGGTTGAATGGCGTACAAGCACACCGTTACGCAAAATCAAATTGGAAAAATTATAAACCACGTAAAATTACACCTAAAGATTTTCATGAATCACTATTACCAACCTTAACGCGTTTACAAGTAGAGCCTGCTTTATTTAATTCTTCGCATCGCAAATTCAAACTTTCGACACAACAAATGCAGCATTTCTTTTTTATGCAAGAACCAGTTATGGCGTAA
- a CDS encoding OB-fold-containig protein gives MTEFFLNYYLMPFHMSVVALILLSIAETIGIFIGLRPSHLVKKMTPEWLLNSPLLDVKFSKYLIFVFLLINFSFAGYFLELSFFALQHYFISPYYLFVPALIIDIFFTVFMIHCLDQVIKPKVTHTHINLVGRLATISTGNARPGFSAQARVRNEFGQLYYVQVEPEYGELELQSQVLLISQKSNSHYIAKKISISNKLFTAD, from the coding sequence ATGACTGAGTTTTTTTTAAATTACTACCTTATGCCATTTCACATGAGCGTAGTGGCTTTGATTTTACTCAGCATTGCAGAAACAATTGGTATTTTTATTGGGTTACGTCCAAGTCATCTCGTAAAGAAAATGACACCAGAGTGGTTATTAAATTCACCGCTATTAGATGTAAAATTTTCTAAATACTTAATATTTGTATTTTTACTCATTAATTTTAGTTTTGCAGGTTATTTTCTAGAGCTTTCATTTTTTGCTTTACAGCACTACTTTATCTCGCCTTACTATCTTTTTGTTCCTGCTTTGATTATCGACATCTTTTTTACAGTGTTTATGATTCATTGTCTTGACCAAGTGATTAAACCTAAAGTCACGCATACGCATATCAATTTAGTGGGTCGCTTAGCAACAATTTCAACGGGTAATGCACGCCCAGGCTTCTCAGCTCAAGCACGCGTTCGAAATGAGTTTGGCCAACTGTATTACGTGCAAGTTGAACCAGAATACGGCGAATTAGAATTACAATCACAAGTACTGCTGATCAGCCAAAAATCAAATTCTCACTATATTGCAAAAAAAATCTCTATCTCCAATAAGTTATTTACTGCAGACTAA
- a CDS encoding cyd operon YbgE family protein, translated as MAEAMTTPKNSKAQVLAMTVSFLLALPLAAILLVHPSLMLDANGHYNHTMLMLVMVGISGGFIHGVGFIPRFWLWKWLFSPYIAWPLMILGYYIWIGN; from the coding sequence ATGGCTGAAGCAATGACAACACCGAAGAATAGTAAAGCTCAAGTGCTTGCAATGACCGTTTCGTTTCTGTTGGCATTGCCACTTGCTGCTATTTTATTGGTACACCCATCATTAATGTTAGATGCCAATGGTCACTACAACCACACTATGCTGATGCTCGTCATGGTCGGTATTTCTGGCGGTTTTATTCATGGTGTTGGGTTTATACCAAGATTTTGGTTATGGAAATGGTTATTTAGTCCTTATATTGCATGGCCTCTGATGATCTTAGGTTATTATATTTGGATTGGTAATTAA